Below is a window of Christensenella minuta DNA.
ACAAGCGTGGAAATTGGCGACATGGCCGCAAGCTATGATAAAGTATTCATGCTGTGCTATGTTCTTCGCTACACTCCCTTTTTCGCAGAAATCAAACGTGTGCTGGATGAAGGGACGATTGGTGAACTGAAAACGATCGTGCATTGCGAGAATACGGGGATCGCACATTTTTCCCATAGCTATGTGCGCGGTATGTTCTCAAAGGAAGAAAATGCCGGCCCAATGATTCTTTCCAAGTGCTGCCATGATATGGATATTTTAAATTGGTTGACGGGGTCTCGTTGCGTTCGGTTGTCTAGCTATTCGACGCCTACATATTTTAACGCGGAAAATGCACCGGAAGACGCGCCGCTTCGCTGCACGGATGGCTGTCCCTATTCGGATTCCTGCTACTTTTATGCGCCGAAGATGTATTCTGTCCCAAGGTCGGGATTCAATGTGGATATGATTTCTCTCGATACGAGCCCGGAAGGGAAGATGAAAGCGCTCGAAAACGGTCCGTTTGGACGCTGCGTATACCATTGTGATAATGATGTAGTGGATACGCAGGTGATTAATATGAAATATGAGAACGGAGTGACGGTGGCTTTTTCGATGACGGCTTATTCCGAAGAATGTTACCGGACAATCCGCCTTACGGGCACCAGAGGCGAAATTGAAGGGAATTTGGAAAAAAGCGAATTTGTCGTCAAAGATTTCGCGACCGGGCGGCATGATACCATACGGGTTTCTACGGTATTAGACAGGCATTCGGGTGGAGATTATTTTATCATGACCGATTTTATCAAGTTGGTACGCGAAGGCAGGGAAGGCGGCAGGACAAGCACAAAGGGTGCCGTCGATAGCCACGTCATGTGTTTTGCGGCAGAAAAATCCCGCAAAGAAGGCCAGGAAATCGATCTGGAGGAATACAAAGAAGAGCTTCGGTCGGAAGTTGGAAAATAAAAAGACAGGAACGCCCCTTTTCATCAATCGGCTTGACATACTTCGCAGAGCGTGATAGAATCGTTGTAATCAAAGTTGTAGTGAACAAGGGCGTTTACAGAGATGTAAACGCCCTTTTCGATTGTAATGGCAAAAGATAGATTAATTGCAAAGTGGGATGACTAATC
It encodes the following:
- a CDS encoding Gfo/Idh/MocA family protein gives rise to the protein MKKVTAVLIGAGDRGANAYASYAINNPGTIQFVAVAEKNDEKRKHFQKVHHIPDEMAFSNWDDLFAKGKLADAILICTNENYHYEPAKKAMEQGYHILLEKPITQEPVTSVEIGDMAASYDKVFMLCYVLRYTPFFAEIKRVLDEGTIGELKTIVHCENTGIAHFSHSYVRGMFSKEENAGPMILSKCCHDMDILNWLTGSRCVRLSSYSTPTYFNAENAPEDAPLRCTDGCPYSDSCYFYAPKMYSVPRSGFNVDMISLDTSPEGKMKALENGPFGRCVYHCDNDVVDTQVINMKYENGVTVAFSMTAYSEECYRTIRLTGTRGEIEGNLEKSEFVVKDFATGRHDTIRVSTVLDRHSGGDYFIMTDFIKLVREGREGGRTSTKGAVDSHVMCFAAEKSRKEGQEIDLEEYKEELRSEVGK